The Miscanthus floridulus cultivar M001 chromosome 6, ASM1932011v1, whole genome shotgun sequence genomic interval tgtcgtaaacgatcgtaaatttttagtcagaacagtattttttttctcacacaaaccagtcagcagtatttTTTTACGAACCAGTAATgatacaaaccagccaaccgaacaggctgaaatGATGAATGGAGTCATGGAGTGGGCATGctctgctgctgctcctgctcctgtgaCGGCCAGATGGGTGCCTGCTGCCCACTTGGAGTTGAGGGGCGAGGGCGATCGGTCACGCGTTTTGAATCCGTAATCAGGATTAACAAAAGTCGAGTAGCTTTCGACGTGATTCTGCGGCTGCTTTTGCGTGAATTAAAGGCCGAGTATAAAGATTAAGAACGGCCGGCGCATGCGTTCCCTTTCCACAGCTGCAGCGAGCTTGTGCGCGCGCGCGTCGTCGCCTCAATCGCCGTGCGGTGTCGTGTTCCGGCGAGCTGGATTCCTCCGGCGACCCCACCGTCCAGCGTCACAGTGGCATGGCCATGGCCAACCCGAGGACCGGGCCGGGACCAGAGAGCGTGAACTCGTTTGTTGCTTTCCATCTGTCCAAACCTACCCGCTCGCGAGTCACGGGCAATCCAATCCAGCGACGCGCGCGGCCTGCATTTTCTGTTCCTCCCCTCCCCGCGGCTCCGATGGATGCCTCCACCATGCACACTCCCAAAACACAGCTCGGCGCCGGTACCACTACACTACCCCCTCCTCCTCCGCGACACTAGATCTCATCTACTGCCAGCCACCGTCATCGCCACCGCCACCATATCTATCCCGTCCCGGAAACATTCTGCACGCGGCAGCCCCGCACCCGCACCTGCAGCAGCAGAAATGGCCACAGTTACTGCCACCTCCcctgctctcctcctcctcctcctgctcctcattGGCGGCGCGCTGCCAGCGACGAAGGCCGACATGCCGATGACGGTGAACGAGGAGGTGCTGGGGCTAGTGGTGTTCAAGTCGGCGCTGTCCGACCCGACCGGCGCGCTGGCCACGTGGACGGAGTCGGACGCCACCCCCTGCGGCTGGGCGCGCGTGGAGTGCGACCCGGCCACCTCCCGCGTGCTCCGCCTGGCGCTCGACGGGCTCGCGCTGTCCGGCAGCATGCCGCGGGGCCTCGACCGCCTGACGGCGCTCCAGGACCTCTCCCTCGCCCGCAACAACCTCTCCGGCCCGCTCCCGCAGGGCCTCTCCCTCCTCGGCTCCCTCCGCTCGCTCGACCTCTCCTACAACGCCTTCTCCGGCCCGCTCCCCGACGACGTcgcgcgcctcgcctccctccgcTACCTCGACCTCACCGGCAACGCCTTCTCCGGCCCGCTCCCACCCGCCTTCCCGCGCACGCTCCGGTTCCTCGTGCTGTCCGGCAACCAGTTCTCCGGCCCCGTGCCGGAGGGGCTGGCGTCCGGGAGCCCGCTCCTGCTCCACCTCAACGTGTCCGGCAATCAGCTCTCCGGCTCGCCCGACTTCGCCGGCGCGCTCTGGCCGCTCGAGCGCCTGCGCACGCTCGACCTGTCACGCAACCAGTTCTCCGGCCCCGTCACCGACGGCATTGCTAGGCTTCACAACCTCAAGACCCTCAGCCTCAGCGGCAACCGGTTCGTCGGCGCCGTCCCGGCGGACATCGGCCTGTGCCCGCACCTCAGCACCATTGACCTCAGCGCCAACGCGTTCGACGGCCACCTCCCTGACTCCATCGGCCAGCTCGGCTCGCTCGTCTACTTCTCCGCGTCCGGCAACCGGCTCTCCGGCGACGTCCCCGCTTGGCTCGGCAAGCTGGCCGCGGTGCAGCACCTGGACTTATCCGACAACGCGCTCACCGGAAGCCTGCCGGACTCGCTCGGCGACCTCAAGGCGCTCAACTACCTGAGCCTGTCCAGGAACCAGCTCTCCGGGACCGTCCCGGCCTCCATGTCCGGGTGCACCAAGCTCGCCGAGCTGCACCTGAGGGGCAATAGCCTCAGCAGCAGCATCCCGGACGCTCTGTTCGACGTCGGGCTCGAGACGCTCGACGTGTCGTCCAACGCGCTCTCGGGCGTCCTGCCGTCCGGCTCGACAAGGCTGGCGGAGACGCTGCAGTGGCTCGACCTCTCCGGCAACAAGCTCACCGgcggcatccccacggagatgtcGCTATTCTTCAAGCTCCGGTACCTCAACCTGTCCCGTAACGACCTCCGCACGCCGCTGCCGCCGGAGCTCGGCCTGCTCCGCAACCTGACGGTGCTCGACCTGCGTAGCACGGGTCTGTACGGCGCCATGCCTGCCGACCTCTGCGAGTCCGGTAGCCTCGCCGTGCTCCAGCTCGACGGCAACTCCCTCTCCGGCCCCATCCCCGACAGCATCGGGAACTGTTCTTCCCTGTACCTCCTGTAAGTGTTTACTACTGTACTTGTGTTGCGTTGCAATTTGCATGTGTCACGATCACGACACTGTCATGTCACGTCCGTCTGAGTTCTGACGACGGTTTGGTTTATGCATGCACGCAGGAGCTTTGGGCACAACGGCTTGACGGGGCCGATCCCGGCGGGCATCTCGAAGCTGAAGAAGCTGGAGATCCTGCGGCTGGAGTACAACAACCTGAGCGGCGAGATCGCGGCGCAGCTGGGCGGGCTGGAGAACCTGCTGGCCGTGAACATCTCGCACAACCGCCTCGTCGGGCGGCTGCCGGCGTCGGGCGTGTTCCAGAGCCTGGACGCGAGCGCGCTGGAGGGCAACCTGGGCATCTGCAGCCCGCTGGTGGCGGGGCCGTGCATGATGAACGTGCCCAAGCCGCTGGTGCTGGACCCCAACGAGTGCCCGCCCggcggggccggcggcggcgacaaCAACCTGGAGACGAACGGCGGCGGCGTGCGCGCGCCGAGGAAGCGGCGGTTCCTGAGCGTGTCCGCCATGGTGGCCATCTGTGCGGCGGTCGCGATCGTCCTGGGGGTCATCGTGGTCACGCTGCTCAACGTGTCGGCCCGGCGGAGAGCCGAGGCGGCGGGTGGTGGTGGCCCTGGCTACGACCAGAAGAAGGAGGTGGACGAGAGCATCGTCACCAGCAGCTCGACGACCAAGTCATCGTCGCCGCCCGGCGGAAAGGGCAGGGGCAAGCTCGCCGCCGGCAAGATGGTGACGTTCGGTCCCGGGAGCAGCCTCCGGTCGGAGGACCTGGTGGCCGGCGCCGACGCGCTGATGAGCAAGGCGAGGGAGATCGGGCGCGGCGCGTTCGGCACGGTGTACCGCGCGCCCGTGGGCGACGGCcgcgtggtggcggtgaagaggCTGGTAGCGGCGAACACGGTGCGGTCGCGCGAGGAGTTCGAGCAGGAGGTGCGCGTGCTGGGGAAGGCGCGGCACCCGAACCTGCTTCCGCTCAAGGGCTACTACTGGACGCCGCAGCTGCAGCTGCTGATCACGGACTACGCGGCGCACGGCAGCCTGGAGGCGCGGCTCCACGGCCGTGAGGAGTTGCCGGCGATGACGTGGGAGGAGCGGTTCCGCGTGGTTTCCGGGACGGCCCGGGCGCTGGCGCACCTGCACCAGGCGTTCCGGCCGCCGCTGGTCCACTACAACGTGAAGCCGAGCAACATCTTCCTGCTGGACGATGAGTGCAACCCGGCGGTGGGCGACTTcgggctggcgcggctgctgCCGGGGAAGCtggcggacggcggcggcagcCGGTTCCATGCCGGCGGCGGGATGGGGTACGTGGCGCCGGAGCTGGCGTGCCAGAGCCTGTGTGCGAACGAGAAGTGCGACATCTACGGGCTGGGCGTGCTGATCCTGGAGCTGGTGACGGGGCGGCGCGCCGTGGAGTACGGCGACGACGACGTGGTGGTGCTCATGGACCAGGTGCGCGTCCTGCTGGAGCACGGCAACGCGCTGGAGTGCGTGGACCCGGCCATGGGCGGGCACGTCCCCGAGGAGGAGGTGCTGCCGGTGCTGAAGCTGGGCATGGTGTGCACGTCGCAGATCCCGTCCAACCGGCCGTCCATGGCGGAGGTGGTCCAGATCCTGCAGGTCATCAAGGCGCCCGTGGGCAGAACGGAAGCCTCCTCCTTCTGATCCATCCTGACTGTCAGTCACGAGTCACGACCAACCAACAACGTCGGGCCGTCCGTTGGGCGTTTGGCATGGCATGCAAGCAACGGCATCTCTCGTccctggcctgctgctgctggcctGGTTCGGTCGGCGGCAGCCTGCGAGTACtatgtgcattcatgctagtGTAGCGTAGCAACCACAGGTGGGCAGGTGGATGCTCCATCTCCTTTTCCATGCATGCTCATTCATTCAGCTCTGTCACTGCTGCACCTTGTACGTGCCAATTTGGCAATTTTCTCCTCACCTCGCTTTTGGATGGATGGATGTCAAGTCATCTCAGAACGCCGGCCTTCTTCCACTCATGTCGTGACACGTACGTCTCGCCGGCCGGTGGGTGAGTTGCAGTTGCAGGCAAGCAGTGGCAGCCAGCGTTGCGACTGTAGTTCTTCCTTGAGGCATGTGAGCGCACAGCGAAAAGTGTGCGTTACGTGAGTCCGGGCCTGGGGTCCACCAGCCCACCCCATGGCAAAGCATCAGCATCAGGGTATCAATGCTGCAGTAGTGCAGTGGAGGAAGATAGATGTGGACAATATATGCAACACCAGGCTCGTCTGATACGGAATAGATGCTGCTGGATACATAACATACGGCAGCTCTTTTTTTATCTTGTGTCACCTAACTGAATCTACAGTTTCAGCTTCTATACTACTAGATGCGTTCTGCGAGCAAGAGAGTTATCACAACTTCCAAACTGGAGGGGCATGTTTTGCCACAGCTTGCGGATTGCATCTCCCTTGTCTTGGTCTTCGCTGTTCCCATCTTCGGTTTGTATTGTATCCAGAGAGTTACCTACATACTTACCTTGCCTGATCCTCGTATTTTTACCGAGTTCGGGTGTGCGAACCAAATTTTAGATCCCCAGCACGATTGAAATGTGACTTCTCCTAATTCTAGTTCTAGCTTTAAGAACCCAACAAACTTGCCAAACGATTTCACGAAATCGTTTCGATCCATCGTAGAAGCATTTCTAAAGAGAATCTAAGTCATAAACGTTTCTATAAGAATATGAAACGCTGCCAAATACGTCCGGATTTCACTCATCTCATGCAGGTTAACTAGCTCCTCAAGGCAGGCAATCCAGCAGCGGTGGACACTTCGGGCTGCATGCTCCCTAGTGGGCGCCATGCATATTTGGTTCGTCTATTTGGTTCGATCCCGCTTTCACCTTTTTGACCTGTCAGTTTTAATCTACTGTCCCCCGTCCATGAAAAAAAAACACATTTGTAGCTTTATGGCCCCGTTCGATTTATTTTAAGTTTTAGTTTATTCAGTTTCTTTTTTTTAGCTAaattagtatttttctcttacaacaatttaGCCGAAACAATATTTTCAGTCAAATTCAGCGAAGCCAACGGTGCCTAAACCTCACACCCTATGGACGGAGGGCCTAAACCTCACACCCTATGGACGGAGGGGGAACCCTTTTTCGA includes:
- the LOC136457220 gene encoding probably inactive leucine-rich repeat receptor-like protein kinase At3g28040, translating into MPPPCTLPKHSSAPVPLHYPLLLRDTRSHLLPATVIATATISIPSRKHSARGSPAPAPAAAEMATVTATSPALLLLLLLLIGGALPATKADMPMTVNEEVLGLVVFKSALSDPTGALATWTESDATPCGWARVECDPATSRVLRLALDGLALSGSMPRGLDRLTALQDLSLARNNLSGPLPQGLSLLGSLRSLDLSYNAFSGPLPDDVARLASLRYLDLTGNAFSGPLPPAFPRTLRFLVLSGNQFSGPVPEGLASGSPLLLHLNVSGNQLSGSPDFAGALWPLERLRTLDLSRNQFSGPVTDGIARLHNLKTLSLSGNRFVGAVPADIGLCPHLSTIDLSANAFDGHLPDSIGQLGSLVYFSASGNRLSGDVPAWLGKLAAVQHLDLSDNALTGSLPDSLGDLKALNYLSLSRNQLSGTVPASMSGCTKLAELHLRGNSLSSSIPDALFDVGLETLDVSSNALSGVLPSGSTRLAETLQWLDLSGNKLTGGIPTEMSLFFKLRYLNLSRNDLRTPLPPELGLLRNLTVLDLRSTGLYGAMPADLCESGSLAVLQLDGNSLSGPIPDSIGNCSSLYLLSFGHNGLTGPIPAGISKLKKLEILRLEYNNLSGEIAAQLGGLENLLAVNISHNRLVGRLPASGVFQSLDASALEGNLGICSPLVAGPCMMNVPKPLVLDPNECPPGGAGGGDNNLETNGGGVRAPRKRRFLSVSAMVAICAAVAIVLGVIVVTLLNVSARRRAEAAGGGGPGYDQKKEVDESIVTSSSTTKSSSPPGGKGRGKLAAGKMVTFGPGSSLRSEDLVAGADALMSKAREIGRGAFGTVYRAPVGDGRVVAVKRLVAANTVRSREEFEQEVRVLGKARHPNLLPLKGYYWTPQLQLLITDYAAHGSLEARLHGREELPAMTWEERFRVVSGTARALAHLHQAFRPPLVHYNVKPSNIFLLDDECNPAVGDFGLARLLPGKLADGGGSRFHAGGGMGYVAPELACQSLCANEKCDIYGLGVLILELVTGRRAVEYGDDDVVVLMDQVRVLLEHGNALECVDPAMGGHVPEEEVLPVLKLGMVCTSQIPSNRPSMAEVVQILQVIKAPVGRTEASSF